In Opitutus sp., one genomic interval encodes:
- a CDS encoding twin-arginine translocase TatA/TatE family subunit, whose protein sequence is MPSSLSTLAFIGDIGGGEIILVFLVVLMLFGGEKMPELARSLGKALREIKKATSGVEEQLKQAMAEAPPKPRPAPTASLPAASLPPVYTPPPAAAITPVEAPPPASPTAPLTSGDRHPAPGGDKA, encoded by the coding sequence ATGCCCTCTTCATTGTCCACGCTCGCCTTTATCGGAGACATCGGCGGCGGCGAAATCATACTGGTGTTTCTGGTCGTGCTGATGCTCTTCGGCGGCGAAAAGATGCCCGAACTGGCGCGCAGCTTGGGCAAGGCCCTCCGCGAAATCAAAAAGGCGACCTCTGGGGTTGAGGAGCAACTCAAACAAGCGATGGCGGAAGCCCCGCCCAAACCCCGCCCAGCCCCCACGGCTAGCCTCCCTGCGGCCAGTTTACCGCCGGTTTATACCCCGCCGCCCGCCGCCGCTATCACACCGGTCGAAGCCCCTCCGCCCGCCTCCCCGACTGCGCCCCTCACCTCCGGCGACCGCCATCCTGCACCCGGCGGCGACAAAGCGTAA
- a CDS encoding AarF/ABC1/UbiB kinase family protein, with translation MKPLTFLSNAARAKDIFAVLAKHGFANLLTQLDPQEGLWTRIIPQPAERRTLWERVRLALEELGPTFVKAGQLMSMRPDALPHALIFELRKLQNAVSPLPFAEMCPVLEDDLGMTCAQAFAIFEEKPVASASLAQVYFATLHDGREVAVKVQRPNLDKTVQADLDLLTWFAGQLHQRIAAISPYDLPSVVAEVKDNLLRELDFRHEARNQRYFNALNPHPDRVFAPEVIDEFCGEHVIVMQRIIGVSVDNAALAPAEAKRIASNGASSLIHQVLIAGFFHADPHGGNVLVTPDGRLCFLDWGMAGNLTRRLRLGLADLFMAAVQQDAERIVQIAADLGSPSGRADLRAMERDVTLTLREDFNSAIGRIQLGRAMLKLLFIFGQNGINITRDYSLMAKAVLSIEEVARTLDPQFDLRTESRPILAQLQKDRTGPRAIARDGRTLLRSLLTGARELPADIFRIIRRIEHDDLTIKFQHQGLESLDKAISSASNRLTLGVIIGALVIGSSLIVTTGIRPYLFGFPAFGIVGYLISAMLGLYVVWDIVRYNRHR, from the coding sequence GTGAAACCGCTGACGTTCCTCAGCAACGCCGCCCGCGCAAAGGACATCTTCGCGGTTCTGGCCAAGCACGGTTTCGCCAACCTGCTCACCCAGCTCGATCCGCAGGAGGGACTCTGGACGCGCATCATCCCCCAGCCGGCTGAACGCCGCACCCTGTGGGAACGCGTGCGCTTGGCGCTAGAAGAGCTCGGGCCCACCTTCGTCAAAGCCGGCCAGTTAATGAGCATGCGGCCCGACGCTCTGCCGCACGCCCTGATCTTCGAACTGCGTAAACTGCAAAACGCCGTCAGTCCCCTACCCTTCGCCGAGATGTGCCCGGTGCTGGAGGACGACCTCGGCATGACCTGTGCCCAGGCGTTCGCCATCTTCGAGGAAAAACCCGTGGCCAGCGCCTCGCTCGCCCAAGTTTACTTCGCCACCCTCCACGACGGCCGCGAGGTGGCGGTAAAGGTTCAGCGCCCCAATCTCGACAAAACGGTGCAGGCCGACCTCGACCTGCTCACGTGGTTCGCCGGCCAGTTGCACCAACGCATCGCCGCCATTTCCCCCTATGACCTGCCCTCGGTCGTAGCCGAGGTGAAGGACAACCTGCTGCGCGAACTCGATTTTCGCCACGAGGCCCGCAACCAGCGCTATTTTAACGCCCTCAACCCGCACCCCGACCGCGTCTTCGCGCCCGAGGTGATCGACGAGTTTTGCGGCGAACATGTCATCGTGATGCAGCGCATCATCGGAGTCTCGGTGGACAACGCCGCGCTCGCTCCCGCCGAGGCCAAACGCATCGCTTCCAACGGCGCATCCTCGCTGATCCACCAGGTGCTCATCGCCGGGTTTTTCCACGCCGACCCGCATGGTGGCAACGTACTGGTCACGCCCGACGGGCGACTGTGTTTTCTCGACTGGGGCATGGCGGGTAACCTCACCCGCCGCCTGCGCCTCGGCCTGGCCGATTTGTTCATGGCCGCCGTCCAGCAAGACGCCGAGCGCATCGTGCAAATCGCCGCCGACCTCGGCAGCCCCTCCGGTCGCGCCGACCTGCGCGCCATGGAGCGCGATGTCACCCTGACTTTGCGCGAAGATTTCAACAGTGCGATCGGCCGTATCCAACTCGGACGCGCCATGCTCAAGCTGTTGTTCATCTTCGGCCAAAACGGGATCAACATCACCCGCGACTATTCGCTCATGGCCAAGGCCGTGCTCTCGATCGAAGAGGTCGCGCGCACGCTCGACCCGCAGTTCGACCTACGCACCGAGTCCCGCCCGATCCTTGCGCAACTCCAAAAAGACCGCACCGGCCCCCGGGCGATCGCCCGCGACGGTCGCACGCTGCTGCGTTCACTGCTCACCGGCGCACGCGAACTGCCGGCGGATATTTTCCGAATCATCCGCCGCATCGAACACGACGACCTGACCATCAAGTTTCAGCATCAAGGTCTGGAGAGCCTGGATAAGGCAATCAGCTCGGCGAGCAACCGCCTGACGCTCGGGGTGATCATTGGGGCGCTGGTGATCGGATCCTCGTTGATCGTGACGACCGGTATTCGCCCCTACCTGTTTGGCTTCCCGGCCTTCGGCATCGTCGGCTACCTCATTTCCGCAATGCTGGGCCTTTACGTCGTCTGGGACATCGTCCGCTACAACCGCCACCGGTAG
- a CDS encoding PAS domain-containing protein, giving the protein MDPLPRHLLPLSFSSQVLKNLPVAADARVLPGVDDLAGLAEAIKACALSVAVIGPDWPREDLVAAQEMLLDHAVACVVATELDPVWLEPAIVAALAERTNQFESIFLSQLLPLLPDLVYFKDRYGRFLAANHELARSVQLDDPALLIGRSDADFLSADYAQKTLADEQAIMRTGQPVIALSERATYDGNRVKWWLTWKCPLRDRSGRVIGTFGFSRDETAFKTTEMALETERHLLEVLLTRLPDSVYIKDREGRFLLANQVIANRMGVTQAFLRGKRDVDLYPPELAAGFRKDEEAIMATGMPLINREEMILGADGREIHILTTKLPYRNAAGEVIGIIGMGRNITLRKGFDEQMKLAHEEIVKLRAEVAATAELRAETVALRAELAQLKGAGARPA; this is encoded by the coding sequence ATGGATCCGCTACCCCGTCACCTGCTGCCTCTCAGCTTTAGCTCACAAGTGCTTAAGAATCTGCCGGTGGCGGCCGACGCACGGGTTTTGCCGGGGGTGGATGATCTCGCCGGCTTGGCCGAGGCGATCAAGGCCTGCGCCCTGAGTGTGGCTGTGATCGGTCCGGATTGGCCTCGCGAGGACTTGGTTGCCGCTCAGGAGATGCTACTCGATCACGCAGTCGCCTGCGTGGTGGCTACCGAACTCGACCCCGTGTGGCTGGAGCCCGCGATTGTCGCCGCACTTGCCGAACGCACGAACCAGTTTGAATCCATTTTCTTAAGCCAACTGCTGCCGCTGTTGCCGGATCTCGTTTATTTTAAGGACAGGTACGGGCGTTTTTTGGCCGCAAATCACGAGCTCGCTCGCAGCGTCCAACTGGATGATCCGGCACTGCTGATTGGCCGCAGTGACGCTGACTTTTTGAGCGCTGATTATGCGCAGAAAACATTGGCCGATGAACAAGCGATCATGCGCACGGGGCAGCCGGTGATAGCCCTGTCAGAGCGAGCGACCTATGACGGGAATCGGGTCAAGTGGTGGCTGACTTGGAAATGCCCGTTGCGTGACCGCAGCGGGCGGGTGATCGGTACTTTTGGTTTTTCGCGCGATGAGACCGCATTTAAAACCACGGAGATGGCTCTGGAGACCGAGCGGCATTTGTTGGAGGTTTTGCTCACACGCTTACCTGACTCGGTTTATATCAAAGACCGCGAGGGACGGTTCCTTTTGGCCAATCAAGTGATCGCCAATCGCATGGGGGTTACGCAGGCGTTCTTACGCGGTAAACGCGACGTGGATCTTTATCCGCCTGAGTTGGCGGCGGGATTCCGTAAGGACGAGGAGGCGATCATGGCCACGGGAATGCCGTTGATTAACCGGGAGGAGATGATTCTCGGTGCTGATGGTCGTGAGATTCATATTTTGACGACCAAGCTGCCTTATCGGAATGCGGCGGGCGAGGTGATCGGGATCATCGGCATGGGGCGCAATATCACTCTGCGTAAGGGCTTCGATGAACAGATGAAGCTGGCGCACGAAGAGATTGTAAAACTGCGGGCTGAGGTGGCCGCAACCGCCGAGTTGCGCGCCGAGACGGTGGCGCTGCGTGCCGAACTGGCCCAACTCAAGGGCGCTGGCGCACGTCCGGCCTGA
- a CDS encoding ATP-binding cassette domain-containing protein, producing MALFSLLDVNLCFGGPAVLDKVNFQVDPGERLCLVGRNGAGKSTLMKVIGGEIKSDTGAVFRQPGAVFTRLNQEIPSDIFGSVTDIVTSGLRAQGEHEEDWERDVRVDNLIEKLQLAPSAQFEKLSGGLKRRVLLARALAGQPDLLLLDEPTNHLDIESILWLEDFLLTEKPSLFFVTHDRAFLRKLATRIVELDRGVLTNWDCDYDSYLQRRADRLEAEERQQAAFDKKLAQEEEWIRRGVRAQRSRAQGRVHQLIAMRAERAARRSKTGNANLKLVEAERSGAKVVDVENMSFSYPDGRVLVKDFSTTIMRGDKIGLIGPNGAGKTTLIKLLLGQIEPTSGTIKHGTRMEVTYFDQLRSLIDDNKTVAENLNLGSDCITIDGRTRHVISYLQDFLFTPDRARTPARVLSGGERNRLLLARLFTKPANVLVMDEPTNDLDAETLDLLENLLVEYDGTLLVVSHDRAFLDEVVTSSLVFEGDGQIGDFDGGYTDWKAELAKRAVAAAAPLLKSGPVRASANAASARKLNNKEQRELAELPARIEKLETEQAQLTLKLGDVAIYRKDPTAASAAKARLDEIEAEHAIAFARWEELEAAKNG from the coding sequence ATGGCTTTGTTTAGTCTTCTTGATGTTAATCTCTGTTTCGGTGGTCCGGCGGTCCTTGATAAGGTCAACTTTCAAGTCGATCCGGGTGAACGCCTGTGTCTGGTAGGCCGCAATGGCGCGGGCAAATCCACGCTGATGAAGGTCATCGGCGGCGAGATCAAGTCCGACACCGGTGCGGTTTTCCGCCAACCCGGCGCCGTTTTCACGCGCCTCAACCAAGAGATCCCTTCCGATATTTTCGGCTCGGTGACCGATATCGTTACCTCCGGCCTGCGTGCCCAGGGCGAACACGAGGAGGACTGGGAGCGTGACGTGCGCGTCGACAACCTCATCGAGAAGCTCCAGCTCGCGCCGTCCGCCCAGTTCGAAAAACTCTCCGGCGGGCTTAAGCGCCGCGTGCTGCTGGCCCGAGCTCTCGCCGGCCAGCCTGATTTACTGCTCCTTGACGAGCCGACCAACCACCTCGACATCGAGAGCATCCTCTGGCTCGAAGACTTTTTGCTGACCGAAAAACCCAGCCTGTTTTTCGTGACTCACGATCGTGCGTTTTTAAGGAAACTGGCCACCCGCATCGTCGAACTCGACCGCGGCGTGCTCACCAATTGGGACTGCGATTACGACAGTTACCTGCAGCGCCGCGCCGACCGCCTCGAAGCCGAGGAGCGTCAGCAGGCCGCCTTCGACAAAAAGCTCGCGCAAGAGGAGGAATGGATTCGCCGCGGAGTGCGCGCCCAGCGTTCACGCGCCCAGGGCCGTGTGCACCAGCTCATTGCCATGCGCGCCGAGCGTGCCGCCCGCCGCAGCAAGACCGGCAACGCCAACCTCAAGTTGGTCGAAGCCGAACGCTCCGGAGCCAAGGTCGTCGATGTGGAGAACATGAGCTTCTCCTATCCAGACGGTCGCGTGCTGGTGAAGGATTTCAGCACCACGATCATGCGTGGCGACAAGATCGGCCTGATCGGCCCCAACGGCGCCGGTAAGACCACGTTGATCAAACTGCTCCTGGGCCAGATCGAGCCCACCAGTGGCACGATCAAACACGGCACCCGCATGGAGGTCACCTACTTCGACCAACTGCGCTCGCTCATCGACGACAACAAGACGGTGGCGGAAAACCTTAACCTCGGCAGTGACTGCATCACCATCGATGGCCGCACGCGCCACGTGATCAGTTATCTGCAGGATTTCCTGTTCACGCCCGACCGCGCCCGCACGCCCGCCCGCGTGCTCTCCGGCGGCGAACGCAACCGCCTGCTGCTCGCCCGGCTCTTCACCAAGCCGGCCAACGTCTTGGTGATGGACGAGCCCACCAACGACCTCGACGCCGAGACCCTCGACCTCTTGGAAAACTTACTCGTCGAGTACGACGGCACGCTGTTGGTGGTGAGCCACGACCGCGCCTTTTTGGACGAAGTGGTCACCAGTTCGCTGGTGTTCGAAGGCGACGGCCAGATCGGCGACTTCGACGGTGGTTATACCGACTGGAAGGCCGAGTTGGCCAAGCGTGCGGTGGCCGCCGCCGCGCCCCTGCTCAAGAGCGGCCCGGTCCGCGCCAGCGCCAACGCGGCCTCGGCGCGTAAGCTTAACAATAAAGAGCAGCGCGAATTGGCCGAGTTGCCCGCGCGCATCGAGAAACTGGAGACGGAGCAGGCGCAGCTCACGCTTAAGCTCGGTGACGTGGCTATTTATCGCAAAGACCCGACTGCGGCCTCTGCAGCCAAAGCGCGCCTTGACGAAATTGAGGCCGAACACGCCATTGCCTTTGCTCGCTGGGAGGAATTGGAAGCAGCCAAAAACGGCTGA
- a CDS encoding PAS domain-containing protein, whose protein sequence is MEPLPRHLLPLGLVSQVIKDLPVAEDARVLPAVDDLVTLAEALKACPICVVVIGPDWPPQDLAAARELILDHAAACVVATNLDPAALQSAISAAIEERDRRVESGFFTQLVHLLPDPVYFKDRYGRFLAANPFIAKHLRVDDPAVLIGRSDFDFFSSEHAQQAFTDEQEVMRTGQPITALLEKETHDGDRVTWCVTWKAPLLDQSGRVIGTYGFSRDQTNLKNTEIALATERHLLEVLLTGLPDSVFIKDREGRFLLANQVVAQWMGETPASLRGKSDTDIYPPELAAVFRKDEEDVMASGMPVINREEVINTKDGRELYVLTTKLPYRNPAGEIIGVIGMSRNITLRKGFDAEMRAAQTEIATLRSEVARLTTEVTSRLS, encoded by the coding sequence ATGGAACCGCTCCCTCGTCACCTGCTTCCCCTCGGTTTAGTTTCGCAAGTGATCAAAGACCTCCCTGTCGCGGAGGACGCGCGTGTTTTACCCGCAGTTGACGATCTCGTCACTTTGGCCGAGGCACTGAAGGCCTGCCCGATCTGCGTGGTGGTGATCGGCCCTGATTGGCCGCCGCAGGATCTGGCTGCCGCACGTGAGTTGATTCTCGATCATGCCGCCGCTTGCGTGGTGGCAACCAATCTGGATCCCGCTGCACTTCAGTCCGCGATCAGTGCCGCGATTGAGGAGCGCGATCGGCGGGTGGAATCCGGGTTTTTCACCCAACTGGTGCACCTGCTGCCGGACCCGGTTTACTTTAAAGACCGTTATGGCCGTTTTCTGGCCGCAAATCCCTTTATTGCTAAGCACTTAAGGGTGGATGATCCGGCGGTTTTGATTGGTCGCAGCGACTTCGATTTCTTTTCCTCCGAACACGCGCAACAGGCGTTTACGGACGAGCAGGAGGTCATGCGCACCGGCCAGCCGATCACCGCTTTATTAGAGAAGGAAACGCATGACGGCGATCGCGTTACCTGGTGCGTGACCTGGAAGGCACCGCTTCTTGACCAGAGCGGCCGAGTGATCGGCACTTATGGTTTCTCACGCGACCAGACCAATCTCAAGAACACGGAAATCGCGCTGGCCACGGAACGGCATCTTTTGGAAGTGCTACTCACCGGTTTGCCTGACTCGGTTTTCATCAAGGACCGCGAAGGGCGTTTCCTCTTGGCCAATCAAGTGGTCGCCCAATGGATGGGCGAAACTCCGGCTTCTCTGAGGGGGAAGAGCGATACGGATATTTATCCGCCGGAGTTAGCGGCGGTTTTCCGTAAAGACGAAGAGGACGTCATGGCCTCGGGTATGCCGGTGATTAACCGCGAAGAGGTGATTAACACCAAGGATGGCCGTGAACTTTACGTACTGACGACCAAACTGCCTTATCGTAATCCCGCCGGTGAGATCATCGGCGTCATCGGCATGTCGAGGAACATTACCCTGCGTAAGGGGTTTGATGCGGAAATGAGGGCGGCGCAGACCGAGATCGCCACTTTGCGCTCCGAGGTGGCTCGACTGACCACCGAGGTGACGTCGCGTTTATCCTGA
- a CDS encoding DUF1275 domain-containing protein, whose translation MFSKPTPLWIVLGGFGLACMAGGINAVGFLGMHHQAISHMSGTVTVLSNELATGRFSLAVYAVAVVVSFFIGSVLSGAIIRESALKLGRRYGVVLAIESALLFAACQMLMTGNYAGDCLAAMACGLQNAMATHYSGAVIRTTHMTGIITDVGIAVGLRLRGVAIDARRIRLLLVLLAGFFTGGILGSLCYTHIGFATLLIPATLSGLAGVGYFCFKHWRR comes from the coding sequence ATGTTTTCAAAACCGACTCCGCTTTGGATTGTGTTAGGTGGCTTCGGCCTCGCTTGCATGGCGGGGGGGATCAATGCGGTGGGATTTCTGGGTATGCATCATCAGGCGATCTCGCACATGTCTGGCACCGTGACGGTGTTGAGCAATGAGCTTGCGACGGGTCGGTTTTCGTTGGCGGTGTACGCGGTCGCCGTGGTGGTTTCGTTTTTTATCGGCAGCGTTCTCAGCGGTGCGATCATTCGTGAAAGTGCGCTCAAGCTCGGGAGGCGTTACGGGGTGGTGTTGGCCATTGAATCGGCGCTACTTTTCGCGGCCTGCCAAATGCTGATGACCGGGAACTATGCCGGCGACTGTTTGGCGGCGATGGCCTGCGGCCTGCAAAACGCGATGGCGACTCATTATAGCGGTGCGGTGATCCGCACCACCCACATGACGGGCATCATCACGGATGTGGGCATCGCCGTCGGTTTAAGGCTGCGGGGCGTGGCGATCGATGCTCGCCGCATCCGCCTTCTGTTGGTGTTGCTGGCAGGTTTTTTCACCGGAGGGATACTCGGGAGCCTGTGTTATACCCACATCGGCTTCGCCACGCTGTTGATTCCGGCCACGCTGTCGGGGTTGGCGGGGGTGGGCTACTTTTGTTTCAAGCATTGGCGGCGGTGA
- a CDS encoding Rrf2 family transcriptional regulator, with amino-acid sequence MKLSVKVDYACRVLAQMAKSYGTTELAHIEQLAEIESVPANYLVQILSELRNGGLIISRRGKQGGYALARPPAEITLYDIVKLIEGDLLELNGTGEGHSGRRVNQIWREVRSSLEAKCRGYTLDMFTVKTDQEMYYI; translated from the coding sequence TTGAAACTCTCCGTCAAAGTTGATTACGCGTGCAGGGTCTTGGCCCAGATGGCGAAAAGTTATGGAACCACTGAGTTGGCGCACATCGAGCAGCTTGCTGAAATCGAGTCGGTGCCGGCCAATTATCTGGTGCAGATTCTCAGTGAACTGCGCAACGGGGGGCTGATTATCAGCAGGCGCGGCAAGCAGGGCGGTTATGCCCTGGCCCGACCGCCGGCCGAGATTACGCTCTACGACATTGTGAAGCTGATCGAGGGGGATTTGCTGGAGCTCAACGGAACCGGCGAAGGGCACTCGGGACGTCGTGTAAACCAGATCTGGCGTGAGGTCAGGTCCTCGTTGGAGGCTAAGTGCCGAGGCTACACGTTGGATATGTTTACCGTTAAAACCGATCAGGAGATGTATTACATTTAA
- the gyrB gene encoding DNA topoisomerase (ATP-hydrolyzing) subunit B produces MSDPTDSEQPVSNAVISESYDADKLSQLKGLEAVRKKPGMYIGGTDERALHHCVSEVLDNSVDEHLAGHCKKIEVNIHVDGSISIRDDGRGIPVDINKESGLPGVELVLTTLHSGGKYGQGGYKFSGGTHGVGAKCVNAVSEWFEVEVSRDGQVHHMKFERGKPVKKLEVIGKARGTGTFVTFKPDPEIFKETTVFVTARIAQRLRELAFLNSGLEIVFLDERPVGAKPEIYLYKDGVSEFVKQLNQGKTALFPTPVRITKETHIQLDDKPNEIHCEVVLQYNDSYNEQVLCYTNTIHNPDGGTHLSGFRGALTRAINQFAKAHNLLKDKDPQITGDDVREGLAAVISIKHSDPKFESQTKVKLLSPEVEGVVGSSTYEGLIKYFEINPPIGKRIVDKSLNAARAREAARKARETVRKGALSSGGLPGKLADCSERDPAKTELYIVEGDSAGGSAKQGRDRRFQAILPLRGKLINTEKARIDKVLANEEIRTLITACGTGIGEGDESVGGFNAAKARYHKIIIMTDADVDGSHIRTLLLTFLYRQMKGLIERGYIYIAQPPLYRIKRKKREQYVDNDEQLNRILLELGSEDVVLTRIRDGHTFAPAQIDQIVENLAALEKLGSGVTRYGVELPIYLDQHDRETQVLPRYIARIRTGNVESHEFLKDEHARAEFVSREGLDADLSPDAPAAPKPTGPVRRVTLHEIFESNEMAKLLRAIAAIGLEIQEFSATAEPRYTLTENVGLKGENKTELTSPLDIVTQIRGNGRKGLSIQRYKGLGEMNPKQLFETTMDPEKRRLLKVDITDAAKADALFTLLMGDEVPPRRQFIEDNALNVQYLDV; encoded by the coding sequence ATGTCTGACCCAACCGACTCCGAACAGCCCGTCTCCAACGCAGTGATTTCCGAGAGCTACGACGCGGATAAACTGAGCCAGCTCAAGGGCCTTGAAGCCGTCCGCAAAAAGCCCGGCATGTACATCGGCGGCACCGATGAACGCGCGCTCCACCACTGCGTTTCCGAGGTGCTCGACAACTCGGTGGACGAGCATCTCGCCGGCCACTGCAAAAAGATCGAGGTCAACATCCATGTCGACGGCTCGATCAGCATCCGTGACGACGGCCGCGGTATCCCGGTCGACATCAACAAGGAGTCCGGCTTGCCCGGCGTCGAGCTCGTGCTCACCACGCTGCATTCGGGCGGCAAATACGGCCAAGGCGGCTACAAGTTCTCCGGCGGCACCCACGGCGTCGGCGCCAAGTGCGTTAACGCCGTCTCCGAATGGTTCGAGGTCGAGGTCTCCCGCGACGGCCAGGTCCACCACATGAAGTTCGAGCGCGGCAAGCCCGTCAAAAAGCTCGAGGTCATCGGCAAGGCTCGCGGCACCGGCACCTTCGTGACCTTCAAACCCGACCCGGAGATTTTCAAGGAAACGACCGTGTTCGTCACCGCCCGCATCGCCCAGCGCCTGCGCGAACTCGCCTTCCTCAACTCCGGCCTCGAAATCGTGTTCCTCGACGAACGCCCCGTCGGTGCGAAGCCCGAAATCTACCTCTACAAGGACGGCGTCTCCGAGTTCGTAAAACAGCTCAACCAAGGCAAAACCGCGCTGTTCCCCACTCCGGTGCGCATCACCAAGGAGACCCACATCCAGCTCGACGATAAACCCAACGAGATCCACTGCGAGGTCGTGCTCCAGTACAACGACTCCTACAACGAGCAGGTCCTCTGTTACACCAACACGATTCACAACCCCGACGGCGGCACCCACCTGTCCGGTTTCCGCGGCGCCCTCACCCGCGCCATTAACCAATTCGCCAAGGCCCACAACCTGCTCAAGGACAAGGACCCGCAGATCACCGGTGACGACGTCCGCGAAGGTCTTGCTGCGGTCATCTCGATCAAACACAGCGACCCCAAGTTCGAATCCCAGACCAAGGTCAAACTGCTCTCCCCCGAAGTCGAGGGCGTGGTCGGTTCCTCCACCTACGAGGGCCTGATCAAATACTTCGAAATCAACCCGCCAATCGGCAAACGCATCGTCGATAAGTCGCTCAACGCCGCCCGCGCCCGTGAGGCCGCCCGCAAGGCCCGCGAGACCGTCCGCAAGGGCGCCCTCTCCAGCGGCGGCCTGCCCGGTAAACTCGCCGACTGCTCCGAGCGCGACCCCGCGAAAACCGAGCTCTACATCGTCGAGGGCGACTCCGCCGGCGGCTCGGCCAAACAGGGCCGCGACCGCCGTTTCCAGGCCATCCTCCCCCTGCGCGGTAAACTCATCAACACCGAGAAAGCACGCATCGACAAGGTGCTGGCCAACGAGGAAATCCGCACCCTGATCACCGCCTGTGGCACCGGTATCGGCGAAGGCGACGAATCGGTCGGCGGGTTCAACGCCGCCAAGGCCCGTTACCACAAGATCATCATCATGACGGACGCCGACGTGGACGGCTCCCACATCCGCACGCTGCTGCTGACCTTCCTTTATCGTCAGATGAAGGGCCTGATCGAGCGCGGCTACATCTACATTGCCCAACCGCCGCTGTACCGGATCAAGCGCAAGAAGCGCGAGCAGTACGTGGACAACGACGAGCAGCTTAACCGCATCCTTCTGGAGCTCGGCTCCGAGGATGTCGTGCTCACGCGTATCCGCGACGGCCACACGTTTGCCCCCGCGCAGATCGACCAGATCGTCGAAAACCTCGCCGCGCTGGAAAAACTCGGCAGTGGCGTCACCCGTTACGGCGTCGAGTTGCCCATCTACCTCGACCAGCACGATCGTGAGACGCAGGTTCTCCCGCGCTACATCGCCCGCATCCGCACCGGCAACGTGGAAAGCCACGAGTTCCTCAAGGACGAACACGCCCGCGCCGAGTTCGTCAGCCGCGAGGGGCTCGATGCCGACCTCTCGCCCGACGCCCCCGCCGCGCCCAAGCCCACCGGCCCGGTGCGCCGCGTGACGCTCCACGAGATTTTCGAATCCAACGAAATGGCCAAGCTCCTCCGCGCCATTGCCGCCATCGGACTGGAGATTCAGGAGTTCAGCGCCACCGCCGAGCCGCGCTACACGCTGACTGAAAACGTCGGCCTGAAGGGCGAGAACAAGACCGAGCTGACTTCGCCGCTCGACATCGTCACCCAGATTCGTGGCAACGGCCGCAAGGGCTTGAGCATCCAGCGCTACAAGGGTCTCGGTGAAATGAACCCCAAACAGCTCTTCGAAACCACCATGGACCCGGAGAAACGCCGTCTCCTCAAAGTGGATATCACCGACGCCGCCAAGGCCGACGCGCTGTTCACGCTGCTGATGGGCGACGAAGTCCCTCCGCGCCGCCAGTTCATCGAAGACAACGCCCTCAACGTCCAGTATCTGGACGTTTAA